From a region of the Burkholderia lata genome:
- a CDS encoding DUF3717 domain-containing protein, translating to MSASPAERKAGPVSIVRLEAAINAWREVYPPAPDGEDGYALDAGSNCLAELYGTMICYKLPDVPLDSLSDEQRDALYATEV from the coding sequence ATGAGCGCATCACCCGCCGAGCGGAAGGCCGGACCCGTTTCCATCGTGCGACTCGAAGCCGCGATCAACGCGTGGCGCGAAGTGTACCCGCCGGCGCCGGACGGCGAGGACGGCTACGCGCTCGACGCCGGCAGCAATTGCCTCGCGGAACTGTACGGCACGATGATTTGCTACAAGTTGCCGGACGTGCCGCTCGATTCGCTGAGCGACGAGCAGCGCGACGCGCTCTACGCGACCGAAGTGTGA
- a CDS encoding DUF3313 domain-containing protein, giving the protein MNPLFKSSHLLNVALCVALAGCAGVQPARYSSIESSPYLRSDPQDKSGRVPYRYALPADWHSYRKLILDPVAIYHGTDHQFGDLTDQDKTTLAAYMGDTFAKKLGKRFELTNTPGPGTLRVKLTLTGAVTTTTFAGAFAHFDLAGNVYNGVQAIRGREGAFTGSVMYAVEIRDAATNRLINAYVTKQYPNAMNIGASFGALSAARTGIDKGADALVAQFD; this is encoded by the coding sequence ATGAACCCCTTGTTCAAGTCCAGCCACCTGCTCAACGTCGCGCTTTGCGTCGCACTCGCCGGATGCGCCGGCGTCCAGCCCGCCCGCTACAGCAGCATCGAATCGTCGCCGTACCTGCGCAGCGATCCTCAGGACAAGTCCGGCCGCGTGCCCTATCGCTACGCATTGCCGGCTGACTGGCACTCCTACCGCAAGCTGATCCTCGACCCCGTGGCCATCTATCACGGCACCGACCACCAGTTCGGCGACCTGACCGACCAGGACAAGACGACGCTCGCCGCGTACATGGGCGACACGTTCGCGAAGAAGCTCGGCAAGCGCTTCGAACTGACGAACACGCCGGGCCCCGGCACGCTGCGCGTGAAGCTGACGCTGACGGGCGCCGTGACGACGACGACGTTTGCCGGCGCATTCGCGCACTTCGATCTCGCGGGCAACGTGTACAACGGCGTGCAGGCGATCCGCGGCCGCGAAGGCGCGTTCACGGGCTCGGTCATGTACGCGGTGGAGATCCGCGATGCGGCGACGAACCGGCTGATCAACGCGTACGTGACGAAGCAGTATCCGAATGCGATGAACATCGGTGCGAGTTTCGGTGCGCTCAGCGCGGCCAGGACGGGCATCGACAAGGGCGCCGATGCACTCGTCGCGCAATTCGACTGA
- a CDS encoding amino acid permease has product MSAIPKSDPSGSSANPPKLHRALKARHLTMIAIGGSIGTGLFVASGASISQAGPGGAMVAYMAIGLMVYFLMTSLGEMAAFMPVSGSFATYGAKYVDEGFGFALGWNYWYNWAVTIAVELVAAQLVMHYWFPDVPGVWWSAAFLGVMFLLNALTVRGFGEAEYWFALIKVVTVVAFIGVGLLMIFGILKGAPSNGWGNLTIGDAPFAGGLPALMGVAMIAGFSFQGTELIGVAAGESENPRTTIPRAVRQVFWRILLFYVFAIFVIGVLIPYTDPNLLKTDVTDIGVSPFTLVFRHAGLAFAAGVMNAVILTAVLSAGNSGMYASTRMLYNLATEGRAPKIFAKLSRGGVPRNALYATTAVGALCFFTSLYGDKTVYLWLLNTSGMTGFIAWLGIAVSHYRFRKGYVKQGYSLDQLPYQSKWFPFGPLFAFVLCLVIALGQDYQAFLANRIDWAGVAATYVGIPLFLVVWLGFRFLKKSRLVRYEDMEIAPWIAAGRGAQQQPVANRETAG; this is encoded by the coding sequence ATGTCCGCAATTCCGAAATCCGACCCATCCGGTTCGTCAGCGAACCCTCCCAAGCTTCATCGCGCGCTGAAGGCGCGCCACCTGACGATGATCGCCATCGGCGGCTCGATCGGCACGGGCCTGTTCGTCGCGTCCGGCGCGTCGATCTCGCAGGCCGGCCCCGGCGGCGCGATGGTCGCGTACATGGCGATCGGCCTGATGGTCTACTTCCTGATGACGAGCCTCGGCGAAATGGCCGCGTTCATGCCGGTGTCGGGTTCGTTCGCGACCTACGGCGCGAAATACGTCGACGAAGGCTTCGGCTTCGCGCTCGGCTGGAACTACTGGTACAACTGGGCCGTGACGATCGCGGTGGAGCTGGTCGCCGCGCAGCTCGTGATGCATTACTGGTTTCCCGACGTGCCGGGCGTGTGGTGGAGCGCGGCGTTCCTCGGCGTGATGTTCCTGCTCAACGCGCTGACCGTGCGCGGCTTTGGTGAAGCCGAATACTGGTTCGCGCTGATCAAGGTCGTCACCGTGGTCGCGTTCATCGGCGTCGGCCTGCTGATGATCTTCGGCATTCTGAAGGGCGCGCCGAGCAACGGCTGGGGCAACCTGACGATCGGCGACGCACCGTTCGCGGGCGGCCTGCCGGCGCTGATGGGCGTCGCGATGATCGCCGGCTTCTCGTTCCAGGGCACCGAGCTGATCGGCGTCGCGGCCGGCGAATCGGAAAACCCGCGCACGACGATCCCGCGCGCGGTGCGCCAGGTGTTCTGGCGGATCCTGCTGTTCTACGTGTTCGCGATCTTCGTGATCGGCGTGCTGATTCCCTATACCGACCCGAACCTGCTGAAGACGGACGTGACCGACATCGGCGTGAGCCCGTTCACGCTCGTGTTCCGCCACGCGGGCCTCGCCTTTGCCGCCGGCGTGATGAACGCGGTGATCCTGACGGCCGTGCTGTCGGCCGGCAACTCGGGCATGTATGCGTCCACGCGGATGCTCTACAACCTCGCAACCGAAGGCCGTGCACCGAAGATCTTCGCGAAGCTGTCGCGCGGTGGTGTGCCGCGCAACGCGCTGTACGCGACGACGGCCGTCGGCGCGCTGTGCTTCTTCACGTCGCTGTACGGCGACAAGACCGTGTACCTGTGGCTGCTGAACACGTCGGGGATGACGGGCTTCATCGCGTGGCTCGGCATCGCGGTCAGCCACTACCGGTTCCGCAAGGGCTACGTGAAGCAGGGCTACTCGCTCGACCAGCTGCCGTACCAGTCGAAGTGGTTCCCGTTCGGCCCGCTGTTCGCGTTCGTGCTGTGTCTCGTGATCGCGCTCGGGCAGGACTATCAGGCATTCCTCGCGAACCGGATCGACTGGGCCGGCGTGGCCGCGACCTATGTCGGCATTCCGCTGTTCCTCGTCGTGTGGCTCGGCTTCCGGTTCCTGAAGAAGAGCCGCCTGGTGCGCTACGAAGACATGGAAATCGCGCCGTGGATCGCCGCGGGCCGCGGTGCGCAGCAGCAGCCGGTGGCGAACCGCGAAACCGCGGGCTGA
- a CDS encoding sensor domain-containing diguanylate cyclase, translated as MKSFTLPAALRRHTASIVARILSPRGVLVAGIVLLMFSWGLSTSLLIEARRDAYDHAVENARNLMLLIERDIARNIELYDLSLQNVVDGIADPELMTLPPRQRHRLLFDRAATGEYLGSIFVMDAHGNIVIDSSASPARQGNFADRDYFAVHRDGLAQGLYISKPYAARLRSGALTIALSRRINRPDGTFAGIVVGTLSIDYFRALLDGLAVGKHGSAAIVEDNGTLVSRLPYDPHVVGLDLHSSPLFIESQRTRDGALTGVGAIDGIRRIYVYKHLAGLPLIVDVAPAEIDIYASWHHRAVWTVVLMCLFTGFIAWGSLALSRELKRRQVAESKLYRLAHTDALTGVDNRGTFDTVLAKEAQRASRSGRPLSVLFVDVDHFKAFNDYYGHPAGDDVLRRVAQTASRCLRRDSDHVARYGGEEFVVTLPDTDAQGALTVAEGIRRAIAALGIEHAKSPYGRVTASIGAATSTDGRVNAATLLRRADEALYRAKSGGRNRVLEALPSTADA; from the coding sequence ATGAAGTCATTCACGCTGCCCGCCGCGCTGCGCCGCCATACCGCGTCGATCGTGGCACGCATTCTGTCGCCCCGCGGCGTACTCGTTGCGGGGATCGTGCTGCTGATGTTCAGCTGGGGCCTTTCCACGTCGCTTTTAATCGAGGCGCGGCGCGATGCATATGACCATGCGGTCGAAAATGCACGCAACCTGATGCTGCTGATCGAACGCGATATCGCGCGCAATATCGAACTCTACGATTTGTCGCTGCAGAACGTCGTCGACGGCATTGCCGACCCGGAACTGATGACGTTGCCGCCGCGCCAGCGCCACCGGCTGCTGTTCGACCGCGCAGCGACCGGCGAGTATCTCGGGTCGATCTTCGTGATGGATGCGCACGGCAATATCGTGATCGATTCGAGCGCGTCGCCCGCGCGGCAAGGCAATTTCGCCGACCGCGACTATTTCGCCGTGCATCGCGACGGGCTCGCGCAGGGCCTCTACATCAGCAAGCCATACGCGGCCCGGCTGCGCAGCGGCGCATTGACGATCGCGCTCAGCCGTCGGATCAACCGGCCCGACGGCACGTTCGCCGGCATCGTCGTCGGCACGCTCAGCATCGACTACTTCCGTGCGCTGCTCGACGGCCTTGCGGTCGGCAAGCACGGCAGCGCGGCGATCGTCGAGGACAACGGCACGCTCGTGTCGCGCCTGCCGTACGACCCGCACGTGGTCGGCCTCGACCTGCACAGCTCGCCACTCTTCATCGAATCGCAGCGCACCCGCGACGGCGCGCTGACCGGGGTCGGCGCGATCGACGGCATCCGGCGCATCTATGTTTACAAGCATCTCGCCGGCCTGCCGCTGATCGTCGACGTCGCGCCCGCCGAAATCGACATCTACGCGTCGTGGCACCACCGCGCGGTCTGGACCGTCGTGCTGATGTGCCTGTTCACCGGATTCATCGCGTGGGGATCGCTGGCGCTGTCGCGCGAACTGAAGCGCCGGCAGGTCGCCGAATCGAAGCTGTACCGGCTCGCGCACACCGATGCGCTGACGGGCGTCGACAACCGCGGCACGTTCGATACGGTGCTCGCGAAGGAGGCGCAGCGGGCGTCGCGCAGCGGCCGCCCGCTGTCGGTGCTGTTCGTCGACGTCGATCACTTCAAGGCGTTCAACGACTACTACGGCCACCCGGCCGGCGACGACGTGCTGCGGCGCGTCGCGCAGACCGCATCGCGCTGCCTGCGCCGCGACAGCGATCACGTCGCGCGCTACGGCGGCGAGGAATTCGTCGTCACGCTGCCCGACACCGATGCGCAAGGCGCATTGACCGTCGCCGAGGGCATCCGGCGCGCAATCGCGGCGCTCGGCATCGAACACGCGAAAAGCCCGTACGGGCGCGTCACGGCGAGCATCGGTGCAGCGACCTCCACCGACGGCCGCGTGAACGCCGCGACGCTGTTACGGCGGGCCGACGAGGCGCTGTACCGCGCGAAGTCCGGCGGCCGCAACCGCGTGCTGGAGGCGCTGCCGAGCACCGCCGACGCATGA
- a CDS encoding LysR family transcriptional regulator, translating into MELRHLRYFVAVAEERNFTRAAERLHIAQPPLSRQIQQLEEALGVPLFERNARPLKLTDAGRFFYSHAVQLLAQTTELESMTKRVGKIERSMSVGFVGSTLYGMLPKIIRRFRSEYPAVELSLHEMSTMDQIKALKEGRIDVGFGRIRHEDPSVRRVVLREERMIVALPVGHPLDSAKPVLSLHDLVNDTLIIFPKAPRPSYADQVLAAFHDRALQPRKIYETRELQIALGLVAMGEGVSVVPHSVYGLKRDDISYKPLDDPNLVSPIIMSMRMLDESEDLRAMQALIYRLYDEAQMEYLPPQPE; encoded by the coding sequence ATGGAGTTGAGACACCTCCGCTACTTCGTCGCGGTTGCCGAGGAGCGGAATTTCACGCGGGCGGCCGAACGGCTGCATATCGCCCAGCCGCCGCTGAGCCGGCAGATCCAGCAACTCGAGGAAGCGCTCGGCGTGCCGCTGTTCGAGCGCAATGCGCGGCCGCTGAAGCTGACCGACGCGGGCCGCTTCTTCTATTCGCACGCGGTGCAGCTGCTCGCGCAGACGACCGAGCTCGAATCGATGACGAAGCGGGTCGGCAAGATCGAGCGCAGCATGTCGGTCGGCTTCGTCGGTTCGACGCTGTACGGGATGCTGCCGAAGATCATCCGGCGCTTTCGCAGCGAGTATCCGGCCGTCGAGCTGAGCCTGCACGAGATGTCGACGATGGACCAGATCAAGGCGCTGAAGGAAGGGCGCATCGACGTCGGGTTCGGGCGCATCCGCCACGAGGATCCGAGCGTGCGGCGCGTCGTGCTGCGCGAGGAGCGGATGATCGTCGCGCTGCCGGTCGGCCATCCGCTGGACAGCGCGAAGCCCGTGCTGTCGCTGCACGATCTCGTGAACGACACGCTGATCATCTTTCCGAAGGCGCCGCGCCCGAGCTATGCGGACCAGGTGCTCGCGGCCTTTCACGATCGCGCGTTGCAGCCGCGCAAGATCTACGAGACGCGCGAACTGCAGATCGCGCTCGGTCTCGTCGCGATGGGCGAGGGCGTGTCGGTCGTGCCGCACAGCGTGTACGGGCTGAAGCGCGACGACATCAGCTACAAGCCGCTCGACGATCCGAACCTCGTGTCGCCGATCATCATGAGCATGCGGATGCTCGACGAATCGGAGGACCTCCGCGCGATGCAGGCGCTGATCTACCGGCTGTACGACGAGGCGCAGATGGAGTATCTGCCGCCGCAACCCGAATGA
- a CDS encoding intermembrane transport protein PqiB: MLRRRVPARARAARFWIVPLVAAALCIAWGITSLGSRGPTITIVFASADGLAAGRSTLRLRNVDIGRVTRVRALRGQPGVTIDVRLNADAQALAVADSRFWIVRPRIGAGGLSGLDAVLSGSYIAAALGHAREPRTTFTGLDAPPVAEEGGRHYTLRATSLGSVAIGSPVYHRRARVGQVTGYALDADGHGVSIDVFVAAPFDRTVDVDARWWQASGLGLRLGAGGMTLDTPSIAALLSGALAFASPPGRASSVAAPDGARFRVADDEIDAMRTPNAPAAPVVMRFDRSLRGLEVGAPVEFRGIELGNVTAVGTEYDAARGDVTMRVTMALYPDRLGQRYRDVLGNGASEAGKVLLRTLVARGLRGQLRVGNPIANRSYVALDMFPHAPPASVDTNREPIALPTVPGTLDVLRVQMTDIAGTLSRLPLDRIGTDMNAALVSTDALFKQLDTELAPHARIALGTARQSFMAAQTMLVQQGADTSNVRRTLTQFARTSSALRALADDMEQHPEWLLPNASSTTQPAGAAHPANTASAANAANAANAAR, encoded by the coding sequence GTGTTGCGCAGACGCGTGCCGGCTCGCGCGCGAGCGGCGCGCTTCTGGATCGTGCCGCTCGTGGCTGCTGCGCTCTGCATCGCATGGGGCATCACGTCGCTCGGCAGTCGCGGGCCGACGATCACGATCGTCTTCGCGAGCGCCGACGGGCTGGCAGCCGGCCGATCGACGCTGCGGCTGCGCAATGTCGACATCGGCCGCGTCACGCGCGTTCGCGCATTGCGCGGACAACCGGGCGTGACGATCGATGTGCGACTGAACGCCGACGCGCAGGCACTGGCGGTGGCGGATTCACGCTTCTGGATCGTGCGGCCGCGCATCGGGGCCGGTGGCCTCTCCGGTCTCGATGCGGTGTTGTCCGGTTCATACATCGCGGCCGCGCTTGGCCATGCGCGCGAGCCGCGCACGACGTTCACCGGGCTCGACGCGCCACCGGTCGCCGAAGAAGGCGGCCGTCACTACACGCTGCGCGCGACATCGCTCGGCTCGGTCGCGATCGGTTCGCCCGTCTATCACCGGCGCGCACGCGTCGGCCAGGTGACCGGCTATGCGCTCGATGCCGACGGGCACGGCGTCTCGATCGACGTGTTCGTCGCCGCGCCGTTCGACCGAACCGTCGACGTCGATGCGCGCTGGTGGCAGGCAAGCGGCCTCGGCCTGCGGCTCGGTGCGGGCGGCATGACACTCGACACGCCGTCGATCGCCGCGTTGCTCAGCGGTGCCCTTGCGTTCGCGTCGCCGCCTGGGCGCGCATCAAGCGTCGCGGCACCAGACGGCGCACGCTTTCGCGTGGCCGATGACGAAATCGATGCGATGCGCACGCCGAACGCACCGGCCGCGCCCGTCGTGATGCGTTTCGATCGTTCGCTGCGCGGCCTCGAGGTCGGTGCGCCGGTGGAGTTTCGCGGCATCGAACTCGGCAACGTGACGGCCGTCGGTACCGAATACGACGCAGCACGCGGCGACGTCACGATGCGCGTGACGATGGCGCTCTACCCCGATCGCCTCGGGCAGCGCTACCGCGACGTACTCGGCAACGGTGCCAGCGAAGCCGGCAAGGTGCTGCTGCGCACGCTCGTCGCGCGCGGTTTGCGTGGCCAGTTGCGCGTCGGCAACCCGATCGCGAACCGCTCGTATGTCGCGCTCGACATGTTTCCGCATGCACCGCCCGCATCGGTCGACACGAATCGCGAGCCGATCGCGTTGCCGACCGTGCCCGGCACGCTCGACGTGCTGCGCGTCCAGATGACCGATATCGCCGGCACGCTTTCCCGGTTGCCGCTCGATCGCATCGGCACGGACATGAATGCGGCACTCGTGAGCACCGATGCACTGTTCAAGCAACTCGATACCGAACTCGCACCGCATGCACGCATCGCGCTGGGCACCGCACGGCAATCGTTCATGGCCGCGCAGACGATGCTCGTGCAACAAGGTGCCGATACATCGAACGTGCGCCGCACGCTGACGCAATTCGCACGCACGTCAAGCGCGCTACGCGCGTTGGCCGACGATATGGAGCAGCATCCCGAGTGGTTATTGCCGAATGCATCGAGCACCACGCAACCAGCCGGTGCAGCGCATCCGGCGAATACGGCGAGTGCGGCGAATGCGGCGAATGCGGCGAATGCGGCGCGATAG
- a CDS encoding shikimate kinase — protein sequence MTALTVIHLNGPINSGKTTIGLALAHVLPDARFIDGDDHDAPEDAPFDVQWAIALERLVTQITNARERHLVIAYPIGETEYERLRAACEARDARLFVVTLAPPEAVASSNRGSRALTDWERNRIAEMYREGYASRPFSQMVLDTSDATPDVCAARIAQHVAATES from the coding sequence ATGACCGCCCTTACCGTCATCCACCTGAACGGCCCAATCAACAGCGGCAAGACGACGATCGGTCTCGCGCTCGCGCATGTGCTGCCCGACGCACGCTTCATCGACGGCGACGATCACGACGCGCCCGAGGATGCACCGTTCGACGTACAGTGGGCCATCGCGCTCGAACGTCTCGTCACGCAGATCACGAACGCGCGTGAGCGTCATCTGGTCATCGCCTATCCGATCGGCGAAACGGAATACGAGCGGCTGCGCGCCGCCTGCGAAGCGCGCGACGCGCGGCTGTTCGTCGTGACGCTCGCGCCGCCCGAAGCGGTCGCGTCGTCGAATCGCGGCTCGCGCGCGCTGACGGACTGGGAGCGGAACCGGATCGCCGAGATGTATCGCGAAGGCTATGCGTCGCGGCCGTTCAGCCAGATGGTGCTCGATACGTCCGATGCGACGCCCGATGTTTGTGCGGCGCGTATCGCGCAGCACGTCGCGGCGACGGAGTCGTAA
- the argG gene encoding argininosuccinate synthase, producing MSTILESLPTGQKVGIAFSGGLDTSAALHWMKLKGAVPYAYTANLGQPDEDDYDAIPKRAIEYGAAGARLIDCRAQLVAEGIAALQSGAFHITTAGVTYFNTTPIGRAVTGTMLVAAMKEDGVNIWGDGSTYKGNDIERFYRYGLLVNPDLKIYKPWLDQTFIDELGGRAEMSEFMNQAGFAYKMSAEKAYSTDSNLLGATHEAKDLESLESGIKIVNPIMGVAFWRDDVKIAAEEVTVRFEAGQPVALNGVEFSDPVELLLEANRIGGRHGLGMSDQIENRIIEAKSRGIYEAPGLALLYIAYERLVTGIHNEDTIEQYRENGRRLGRLLYQGRWFDPQAIMLRETAQRWVARAITGEVKIELRRGNDYSILSTKSPNLTYQPERLSMEKVASTFSPRDRIGQLTMRNLDITDTRDKLRVYSQVGLLTPGETSALPQIKGDDK from the coding sequence ATGAGCACGATTCTCGAAAGCCTCCCGACCGGCCAGAAGGTCGGTATCGCCTTCTCCGGCGGCCTGGACACCAGCGCAGCGCTGCACTGGATGAAACTCAAGGGCGCCGTCCCGTACGCATACACGGCGAACCTCGGCCAGCCCGACGAAGACGATTACGACGCGATCCCGAAACGCGCGATCGAATACGGCGCAGCCGGCGCCCGCCTGATCGACTGCCGCGCGCAGCTCGTCGCCGAAGGCATCGCCGCGCTGCAAAGCGGCGCGTTCCACATCACGACGGCAGGCGTCACGTACTTCAACACCACGCCGATCGGCCGCGCCGTGACGGGCACGATGCTCGTCGCCGCGATGAAGGAAGACGGCGTCAACATCTGGGGCGACGGCAGCACGTACAAGGGCAACGACATCGAGCGCTTCTACCGCTACGGCCTGCTCGTGAACCCGGATCTGAAGATCTACAAGCCGTGGCTCGACCAGACGTTCATCGACGAGCTCGGCGGCCGTGCCGAAATGTCCGAATTCATGAACCAGGCTGGTTTCGCGTACAAGATGTCGGCCGAGAAGGCCTACTCGACCGATTCGAACCTGCTCGGCGCGACGCACGAAGCGAAGGATCTCGAAAGCCTCGAAAGCGGCATCAAGATCGTGAACCCGATCATGGGCGTCGCGTTCTGGCGCGACGACGTGAAGATCGCCGCGGAAGAAGTGACGGTGCGCTTCGAAGCCGGCCAGCCGGTCGCACTGAACGGCGTCGAGTTCTCCGACCCGGTCGAACTGCTGCTGGAAGCGAACCGCATCGGCGGCCGCCACGGCCTCGGCATGAGCGACCAGATCGAGAACCGGATCATCGAGGCGAAGAGCCGCGGCATCTATGAAGCCCCGGGCCTCGCGCTGCTGTACATCGCGTACGAGCGTCTCGTCACCGGCATCCACAACGAAGACACGATCGAGCAGTACCGCGAGAACGGCCGCCGCCTCGGCCGCCTGCTGTATCAGGGCCGCTGGTTCGACCCGCAAGCGATCATGCTGCGTGAAACCGCGCAACGCTGGGTCGCACGCGCGATCACCGGCGAAGTGAAGATCGAACTGCGCCGCGGCAACGACTACTCGATCCTGAGCACGAAGTCGCCGAACCTCACGTACCAGCCGGAACGCCTGTCGATGGAGAAGGTGGCGTCGACGTTCTCGCCGCGCGACCGGATCGGCCAGCTGACGATGCGCAACCTCGACATCACCGATACGCGCGACAAGCTGCGCGTGTACTCGCAAGTCGGCCTGCTGACGCCGGGTGAGACGTCGGCGCTGCCGCAGATCAAGGGCGACGACAAGTAA
- a CDS encoding FUSC family protein, whose product MTTPLPTRLPPLLRNALRPLLDPYRRYRHAKLIHAARVSLAILVSIALSTGLNVPHGEWSTITVLIVVGGLQHHGNIRKKAAERALGTSIGALAGLGLILLYSFVHAPLAIYLLMALACGFCAYHAIGKAGYIALLSAITMVIVAGHGDNEIVDGLWRAVNVLTGIAIALAFSFALPLYATYSWRYKLADALRACAAVHARLAGDRHVSDDAHLKEMAALSTLLVQLRSLMPSVSKECETSMTQLEAIQRSLRLCIGYLEILSSAVPARDDIAAREYMRVDMKGVNRRIRDTLVGASRALKFGTPSRLSPRRRPAGPPHDAPPPQLSGYVSITAKLAGEVEQLREKLLDTAQSWNI is encoded by the coding sequence ATGACCACCCCGCTCCCTACCCGGCTGCCACCGCTCCTGCGCAACGCACTCCGCCCGCTGCTCGACCCGTATCGCCGCTACCGGCACGCGAAGCTGATCCATGCGGCGCGCGTCTCGCTTGCGATTCTCGTGTCGATTGCGCTGTCCACCGGCCTGAACGTACCGCACGGCGAGTGGTCGACGATCACCGTGCTGATCGTCGTCGGCGGGCTGCAGCACCACGGCAACATCCGCAAGAAGGCGGCCGAGCGCGCGCTCGGCACGTCGATCGGCGCGCTCGCGGGGCTCGGGCTGATCCTGTTGTATTCGTTCGTGCACGCGCCGCTCGCGATCTACCTGCTGATGGCGCTCGCGTGCGGCTTCTGCGCGTATCACGCGATCGGCAAGGCCGGCTACATCGCGCTGCTGTCGGCCATCACGATGGTGATCGTCGCCGGGCACGGCGACAACGAGATCGTCGACGGCCTGTGGCGCGCGGTGAACGTGCTGACCGGCATCGCGATCGCGCTGGCGTTCTCGTTCGCGCTGCCGCTCTATGCGACCTACTCGTGGCGCTACAAGCTCGCCGACGCACTGCGCGCGTGCGCGGCCGTGCATGCACGGCTCGCGGGCGACCGCCACGTCAGCGACGATGCGCACCTGAAGGAAATGGCCGCGTTGAGCACGCTGCTCGTGCAGTTGCGCTCGCTGATGCCGTCGGTGTCGAAGGAATGCGAGACGTCGATGACGCAGCTCGAGGCGATCCAGCGCAGCCTACGCCTGTGCATCGGCTATCTGGAGATCCTGTCGAGCGCGGTGCCGGCCCGCGACGACATCGCGGCCCGCGAATACATGCGCGTCGACATGAAGGGCGTGAACCGGCGCATCCGCGACACGCTGGTCGGCGCGAGCCGCGCGCTCAAGTTCGGCACGCCGAGCCGGCTCTCGCCGCGCCGCCGGCCGGCCGGCCCGCCGCACGACGCGCCGCCGCCGCAGTTGTCCGGCTATGTGTCGATCACGGCCAAGCTGGCCGGGGAAGTCGAACAGTTGCGCGAGAAACTGCTCGACACCGCGCAGTCGTGGAACATCTGA
- a CDS encoding alpha/beta fold hydrolase has product MTDILIEETTVETPQGRLFAKRWRGGVAQQAAGASKQHASEPAAPESLAPAPAAPIVLLHDSLGCVDLWRDFPAQLASATQRDVIAYDRLGFGRSDRHPGQLGTTFVRDEADHAFAALLEQLGVDAFVALGHSVGGGMAVGCAAAHPQRCRALVTIAAQAFVEDRTLAGIRDAGQQFDEPGQLDRLARYHGDKAEWVLRAWVDTWLSPAFRDWSLDDDLPRVQCATLAIHGEDDEYGSDVHPKRIAARVAGPSSYLLLGRCGHMPHRERTDDVLAAVTTFLRDALA; this is encoded by the coding sequence ATGACCGATATCCTGATCGAGGAGACAACTGTCGAGACGCCGCAAGGGCGCCTCTTTGCGAAACGCTGGCGTGGTGGGGTGGCGCAACAGGCGGCGGGGGCGTCGAAGCAGCACGCATCGGAGCCGGCCGCACCTGAGTCGCTCGCACCTGCGCCGGCCGCACCGATCGTGCTGCTGCACGATTCGCTAGGCTGCGTCGACCTATGGCGCGACTTCCCCGCGCAACTCGCGAGCGCCACGCAGCGCGACGTGATCGCCTACGATCGCCTGGGCTTCGGTCGTTCCGATCGTCATCCGGGGCAACTCGGCACGACGTTCGTGCGCGACGAGGCCGATCACGCGTTCGCGGCACTGCTCGAACAACTGGGCGTCGACGCGTTCGTCGCGCTCGGCCACAGCGTCGGTGGCGGGATGGCGGTCGGGTGTGCGGCCGCGCATCCGCAGCGTTGCCGCGCGCTCGTGACGATCGCCGCGCAGGCGTTCGTCGAGGATCGCACGCTGGCCGGCATTCGCGACGCGGGGCAGCAGTTCGACGAACCGGGTCAGCTCGACCGGCTCGCGCGCTATCACGGCGACAAGGCCGAATGGGTGCTGCGCGCGTGGGTCGACACGTGGCTGTCGCCGGCGTTTCGCGACTGGAGTCTCGACGACGACTTGCCGCGCGTGCAATGCGCGACGCTCGCGATTCACGGCGAAGACGACGAATATGGATCCGACGTGCATCCGAAGCGGATCGCCGCGCGCGTCGCGGGGCCGTCGTCGTATCTGTTGCTCGGCCGGTGCGGGCACATGCCGCACCGCGAGCGAACCGACGACGTGCTGGCCGCCGTGACGACGTTCCTGCGCGACGCGCTCGCCTGA